A stretch of Henckelia pumila isolate YLH828 chromosome 4, ASM3356847v2, whole genome shotgun sequence DNA encodes these proteins:
- the LOC140865370 gene encoding uncharacterized protein — translation MASFCCAQSNPISFIIKNPRNSVRNYNSRYVSVLSRLDDSSGSRLRIMADSAPRAKFVARRTQSISVRQLQRPLIEYMRLPASQYSVLDAERIERVDDSTFRCYVYRFKLFAFEVCPVLLVKVEEQPSGCCIKLLSCKLEGSPIVVAQNDKFDASMENMISCDSTRSDISVQSLTSNAIIEVNIEVPFAFRAIPTQFIESTGSQVLEQILKAMLPRFMSQLEKDYNAWASGDTSRQPLGTGQI, via the exons ATGGCATCATTTTGCTGCGCGCAGTCAAATCCCATTTCCTTCATCATCAAGAACCCTAGAAATTCAGTAAGAAATTATAATTCCCGATATGTATCCGTATTGTCAAGGTTAGACGATTCTTCCGGATCCAGGCTCCGAATTATGGCGGATTCTGCTCCCAGAGCGAAGTTTGTGGCTCGCCGAACCCAATCCATATCCGTAAGGCAGCTACAGCGCCCGCTGA TTGAATATATGCGCTTGCCGGCAAGTCAGTACTCAGTACTGGATGCTGAGAGAATAGAGCGTGTGGATGATAGCACATTCAGGTGCTACGTGTATAGATTTAAGCTTTTTGCATTTGAAGTGTGCCCTGTTTTGTTGGTGAAAGTGGAGGAGCAGCCTAGTGGTTGCTGCATTAAGCTCTTGTCCTGTAAG CTCGAGGGCTCACCAATCGTTGTTGCACAGAATGACAAATTTGATG CTTCAATGGAGAACATGATATCATGTGATAGCACAAGAAGTGACATATCGGTTCAGAGTCTTACTTCAAATGCAATCATAGAG GTCAACATAGAAGTTCCTTTTGCATTTCGAGCAATTCCGACACAATTCATTGAATCTACGGGATCTCAAGTGCTAGAACAGATATTGAAGGCCATGCTTCCCCGGTTTATGTCGCAG TTAGAGAAGGATTATAATGCTTGGGCTTCCGGAGACACATCCAGGCAGCCTCTTGGGACGGGTCAGATTTGA
- the LOC140865404 gene encoding probable histone H2B.1, producing the protein MAAKGEKKPAEKKPAAEKTPVAEKKPKAGKKLPKDGGAVAGDHKKKRVKKSTETYKMYIFKVLKQVHPDIGISSKAMVIMNSFINDIFEKLAQEASRLARYNKKPTVTSREIQTSVRLVLPGELAKHAVSEGTKAVTKFTSS; encoded by the coding sequence ATGGCGGCGAAAGGGGAGAAGAAGCCAGCGGAGAAGAAGCCCGCCGCCGAGAAGACCCCTGTCGCTGAGAAGAAGCCGAAGGCCGGGAAAAAGCTCCCCAAGGACGGCGGTGCCGTCGCCGGAGACCACAAGAAGAAGCGCGTGAAGAAGAGCACCGAGACCTACAAGATGTACATCTTCAAGGTTCTGAAGCAGGTCCACCCCGACATCGGGATATCGAGCAAGGCCATGGTGATAATGAACAGCTTCATCAACGACATCTTCGAGAAACTGGCCCAGGAGGCGTCGCGCCTCGCGAGGTACAACAAGAAACCCACCGTCACCTCCCGTGAGATCCAGACCTCCGTGAGGCTCGTGCTGCCCGGTGAACTGGCGAAGCATGCCGTCTCCGAGGGGACCAAGGCCGTCACCAAATTCACCAGCTCGTGA